A genomic region of Arachis hypogaea cultivar Tifrunner chromosome 5, arahy.Tifrunner.gnm2.J5K5, whole genome shotgun sequence contains the following coding sequences:
- the LOC140173015 gene encoding protein RDM1-like, giving the protein MYQEYMKQIPIPSQRGSVIPFNSWMGLGKSIKQLYGQPLHYLTNVILKQWDQLRLNSKDEYKPLDNLIHPTKAEATIWLMEEVHRQTSSHFQIAELWKLDPMYNCSVDAIFPTSENVL; this is encoded by the coding sequence ATGTATCAGGAGTACATGAAGCAGATACCAATACCAAGTCAACGAGGCTCTGTCATCCCGTTTAATTCATGGATGGGATTAGGCAAATCAATAAAGCAACTCTATGGGCAGCCTCTCCATTACCTCACAAATGTTATCCTTAAGCAATGGGATCAGTTGAGACTTAACAGCAAGGATGAATACAAACCCTTAGACAACTTGATTCATCCAACCAAAGCCGAAGCCACCATTTGGCTCATGGAAGAAGTCCATCGACAGACGTCATCACATTTTCAGATTGCCGAACTTTGGAAGCTGGATCCAATGTACAATTGTTCTGTTGATGCCATTTTTCCAACTTCAGAGAATGTATTGTGA
- the LOC140184897 gene encoding uncharacterized protein: MHQSPTEEMPFRLTYGVDAIIPVEIRELSPRLLLGGVEEAVEKDLVDKTREMAHLSEMALKQRMTLHYNAKVLKRDFEPNDLVLRRNDVGLSTPREGKLTANWEGPYRVKEVVGSGAYKLERLDGREVSRTSNARNLRRFYS; this comes from the coding sequence ATGCATCAGTCGCCTACCGAGGAGATGCCCTTCCGACTCACCTATGGGGTTGACGCGATAATACCCGTAGAGATTAGGGAACTGAGCCCACGACTACTCTTGGGAGGAGTTGAGGAAGCCGTGGAAAAGGACTTGGTAGACAAGACTAGAGAAATGGCCCACTTGTCGGAGATGGCGTTGAAACAAAGAATGACCCTGCATTACAACGCCAAAGTGCTAAAGAGAGATTTTGAGCCAAATGACCTAGTTTTACGACGCAACGACGTGGGTCTCTCGACACCAAGGGAAGGAAAGTTGACAGCAAATTGGGAAGGTCCGTACAGGGTAAAGGAAGTAGTCGGCAGTGGTGCCTATAAGCTGGAACGACTGGACGGGAGGGAAGTTTCCAGAACGTCAAATGCGAGAAACCTAAGAAGATTCTACTCCTAG
- the LOC112803468 gene encoding uncharacterized protein has translation MPDVHHRFCVWHLWKNFNKNWKDLQLRGLLWECARATTYQEFRDGMEKIKRLNEDAWAYLEKWPMDAWTRSLFSDKPKLDSICNNACEVFNAKIKDARAKPIITLLEEVRMFVMRTIAKNKVKLQNHTGKLTPVIKSSLEKVRKESKHWKPIWTGDNGYEKFEVHGHPTNHVVDIGKRLCTCQFWMLTGIPCVHTCAALSCVNKQPKDFCHRWLTMDSYKETYNHHINPIPGQPMWEKAADCNRPHAPKIKTKPGKLKMKRRMDADEKSDFETKKPKVDPKLSGNTADGVHLKRQLGAFTCSYCGDKGHTKRGCKKKRNADAATAAAAAAAAAAATEAAEKKKNDEVHTVPEKPVQQP, from the exons ATGCCTGATGTGCATCACCGTTTCTGCGTCTGGCATTTATggaaaaattttaacaagaactgGAAGGACTTACAGCTAAGGGGACTTCTGTGGGAATGTGCAAGGGCAACAACATACCAAGAATTCAGGGATGGAATGGAGAAGATCAAAAGGTTAAATGAGGATGCCTGGGCATACTTAGAGAAGTGGCCGATGGATGCTTGGACCAGAAGCTTATTCAGCGATAAGCCAAAATTGGATAGCATCTGTAACAACGCCTGCGAAGTGTTCAATGCTAAGATCAAGGATGCACGAGCCAAACCCATCATAACATTGCTGGAGGAGGTAAGGATGTTTGTTATGCGAACCATAGCGAAAAACAAGGTAAAGCTGCAGAATCACACTGGGAAGCTCACACCTGTTATAAAGAGCAGCCTGGAAAAGGTGAGGAAAGAATCCAAGCATTGGAAGCCTATTTGGACTGGGGATAACGGATACGAAAAATTTGAGGTGCACGGACATCCAACCAACCATGTTGTGGACATAGGAAAGAGATTGTGCACATGCCAATTTTGGATGCTAACGG GTATCCCGTGTGTGCACACTTGTGCTGCCCTGTCTTGTGTGAATAAACAGCCAAAAGACTTCTGTCACAGATGGCTGACCATGGACTCATACAAGGAAACTTATAACCACCACATTAATCCAATTCCGGGTCAACCAATGTGGGAAAAAGCAGCGGACTGTAACAGGCCACATGCCCCTAAAATCAAGACAAAACCTGGAAAActaaagatgaagaggaggatGGATGCGGACGAGAAGAGTGATTTTGAAACTAAGAAGCCTAAAGTTGACCCAAAACTCTCAGGCAACACTGCAGATGGTGTACACCTAAAGAGACAGTTGGGTGCCTTTACATGCAGTTACTGTGGTGATAAGGGGCATACAAAGAGAGgctgcaaaaagaaaagaaatgctgATGCTgctactgctgctgctgctgcagcAGCCGCTGCCGCTGCCACCGAGGCggctgagaagaagaaaaatgatgaaGTTCATACTGTGCCTGAAAAGCCTGTTCAGCAGCCCTAA
- the LOC112801287 gene encoding pentatricopeptide repeat-containing protein At3g22690, translated as MAATALPPSCVGISPATQPPKPITSTSSLKLIGSCHTLTELKQLHCHFIKNGLSHSASYLNNLIAAYVDVATHHSLDYARKSFDYFYEETAAVSLFACNSLLRGYASTGLCDQAILLYIHMAEMGILPDKFTFPSLLSACSKVMAFAEGLQVHGALLKMGFQGNIFVRNSLIHFYAECGRVDLGRKVFDGMLERNVVSWTSLINGYVGRDLPKEAVSLFFEMVDTGIQPNPVTMVCVISACAKLKDLDLGKKVSSYIGKLGVKLNAVMGNALVDMYMKCGDIDNASKIFYECVDRNLVMYNTIMSNYAQHGLSGEVLVVLREMLQRGPCPDKVTMLSTIAACAQLGDLFVGKSSHAYVLRNGLEGWENISNAIIDMYMKCGERESGCKVFEQMPNKTVVTWNSLIAGLIRDGDVELAWKIFDEMPESDLVSWNTMIGALVQVSMFQEAIELFREMQNQGIEADRVTMVGVASACGYLGALDLAKWVYTYIERNDIQIDKQLGTALVDMFSRCGDPQSALRIFTKMDKRDVSAWTAAIGVMAMEGNTKGAIELFNEMLKQGVRPDDVVFVALLTSCSHGGSVDQGRQLFRSMKTTHGISPQIVHYGCMVDLLGRAGLLEEALDLIQSMPMEPNDVIWGSLVAACRKHNNVEMAQYAAEKITQLDPGKVGIHVLLSNIYASAGKWNEVARVRLQMKEKGIQKVPGSSSIEVHGLIHEFTSGDQSHAEYTQIGLMLQEINCRLSEAGYIPDTTNVLLDVDEQEKEHLLSRHSEKLAMAYGLITTDQGAPIRVVKNLRMCSDCHSFAELVSKLYSREIIVRDNNRYHFFRDGICSCRGYW; from the coding sequence atggcCGCGACGGCCCTTCCTCCCTCTTGTGTGGGCATTTCCCCAGCTACCCAGCCTCCGAAACCCATCACCAGCACGTCATCGCTAAAGCTTATTGGAAGTTGCCACACCCTCACGGAGCTCAAGCAGTTACACTGCCACTTCATCAAGAATGGCCTTTCTCACAGCGCTTCTTACCTCAACAACCTCATCGCCGCGTACGTCGACGTGGCAACCCACCACAGCCTCGACTACGCTCGAAAATCTTTCGATTATTTCTATGAAGAAACAGCCGCTGTTTCCTTGTTCGCCTGCAACTCTCTCCTCAGAGGTTACGCTTCAACTGGCCTTTGCGACCAAGCTATCTTGCTCTACATTCACATGGCGGAGATGGGCATTTTACCCGATAAGTTCACCTTCCCGTCCTTGCTGAGTGCGTGCTCCAAAGTTATGGCTTTTGCTGAGGGTCTTCAAGTTCATGGCGCTCTTCTTAAGATGGGTTTCCAGGGAAATATCTTCGTCAGAAACTCTCTCATACATTTCTACGCGGAATGTGGCAGAGTTGACTTGGGACGCAAGGTGTTTGATGGAATGCTTGAGAGAAATGTTGTGTCTTGGACTAGTTTGATCAATGGGTATGTTGGGAGGGACTTGCCCAAGGAAGCTGTTTCTCTGTTCTTTGAGATGGTTGACACTGGGATTCAACCCAATCCGGTTACCATGGTTTGTGTTATATCTGCTTGTGCCAAGTTGAAGGATCTTGATTTGGGGAAAAAAGTTTCTTCTTATATTGGTAAGTTGGGGGTGAAGCTTAATGCTGTCATGGGGAATGCACTCGTTGATATGTACATGAAATGTGGAGATATAGATAATGCAAGCAAAATTTTTTATGAATGTGTTGATAGGAATTTGGTTATGTACAATACGATCATGTCGAATTATGCCCAACATGGGCTGTCAGGTGAAGTGCTAGTAGTTTTGCGTGAAATGCTGCAACGGGGACCTTGCCCAGATAAGGTAACAATGCTATCTACAATTGCGGCCTGCGCGCAGTTAGGTGATCTATTTGTTGGGAAGTCGTCTCATGCTTATGTCTTAAGAAATGGACTTGAAGGCTGGGAAAACATTTCCAATGCCATCATAGACATGTACATGAAATGTGGTGAGAGAGAATCTGGGTGCAAAGTATTTGAGCAGATGCCAAACAAGACAGTGGTGACGTGGAATTCGCTAATTGCTGGTTTGATTAGGGATGGTGATGTGGAATTAGCTTGGAAAATCTTTGATGAGATGCCAGAGAGTGATCTTGTGTCTTGGAATACTATGATTGGTGCTTTGGTTCAAGTAAGCATGTTTCAGGAAGCAATTGAGCTATTCAGGGAGATGCAAAACCAGGGAATTGAAGCAGACAGAGTGACCATGGTTGGTGTTGCTTCTGCTTGTGGATATCTAGGAGCTCTTGATCTTGCTAAGTGGGTCTATACCTACATTGAGAGAAATGACATTCAGATTGACAAGCAGCTCGGCACAGCTTTGGTTGATATGTTTTCTAGGTGTGGTGATCCCCAGAGTGCTTTGCGTATTTTCACGAAAATGGACAAACGGGATGTGTCAGCTTGGACTGCTGCCATCGGTGTTATGGCAATGGAAGGAAATACAAAGGGCGCTATTGAGCTTTTCAATGAGATGCTCAAACAAGGGGTTAGACCTGACGATGTTGTTTTTGTGGCATTATTGACTTCATGTAGCCATGGTGGTTCTGTGGACCAAGGTAGGCAACTTTTCAGGTCAATGAAGACTACTCATGGAATTAGTCCTCAGATTGTTCACTATGGATGTATGGTTGATTTGCTTGGTCGAGCTGGGTTGTTGGAAGAAGCTCTTGATCTTATACAAAGTATGCCTATGGAACCTAATGATGTTATATGGGGCTCTCTTGTAGCTGCTTGTCGAAAACATAATAATGTCGAAATGGCACAATATGCAGCTGAGAAGATAACTCAACTGGACCCTGGAAAGGTTGGCATTCATGTGTTGTTATCCAACATATATGCATCAGCTGGAAAATGGAATGAAGTTGCAAGAGTGAGGCTGCAGATGAAAGAAAAAGGGATCCAGAAAGTGCCTGGATCAAGCTCAATAGAGGTTCATGGACTGATACACGAGTTTACCTCAGGCGATCAATCGCACGCAGAGTATACTCAAATTGGATTAATGCTACAGGAGATAAACTGCAGGCTAAGCGAGGCTGGATACATCCCTGATACAACCAATGTCTTACTTGATGTTGATGAGCAGGAGAAAGAGCATTTGCTCAGCAGGCACAGTGAAAAACTAGCCATGGCTTATGGACTCATCACTACTGATCAAGGTGCACCCATAAGGGTTGTCAAAAATCTTAGAATGTGTTCCGATTGTCACTCATTTGCtgaattagtgtcaaaattataCAGTAGGGAAATCATTGTTAGAGATAATAATAGGTACCATTTTTTCAGGGATGGAATTTGTTCTTGTAGAGGTTATTGGTAA
- the LOC140184898 gene encoding uncharacterized protein yields MHHGHDFTRSKHKLDLDTIAEAIRPLFEADPSIKVKSIIAEVQSRFNYTINGTYQARDTLLQKYLERVKRLSEEFDEVTVQHVPRERNARANLLSKLASTKRGTGNRSLIQGLVKEPTVTLHITQAADYPSWMDPIIDFLENGKLSDDYKTAKALRRKAAKYTIIQGQLFKKELNQPLLKCLHPDQTDDVLSEIHEGCCGHHIGGKALARKLVRAGYYWPSMMSDSKEFMKKCRRCQENANLHKAPTAELSLLIATQPFSQWGVDLLGPFPVGPRQVKYLIVAIDYYTKWVEAELLASISSANCRKFMWSLGIKQKFSSVEHPQTNGQVEAANNVILQGLKK; encoded by the exons ATGCACCATGGGCACGATTtcacaagatcaaaacacaagttGGACTTAGACACAATTGCAGAAGCTATTAGGCCGTTGTTCGAAGCAGACCCGTCGATAAAGGTGAAGTCTATTATTGCAGAAGTTCAATCCAGGTTCAATTACACT ATTAATGGAACGTATCAGGCCAGGGACACACTGTTGCAGAAATACTTGGAGAGGGTCAAAAGGCTGAGCGAGGAGTTCGATGAGGTCACGGTACAACATGTTCCAAGAGAGAGGAACGCCCGAGCCAACCTCCTGTCAAAACTGGCAAGCACAAAGCGAGGAACGGGGAACCGATCTTTGATTCAAGGATTAGTGAAGGAACCAACAGTGACCCTGCACATAACACAGGCAGCCGATTACCCCTCATGGATGGATCCAATCATCGATTTCTTGGAAAACGGTAAACTTTCTGATGACTACAAGACGGCAAAAGCACTGAGAAGAAAAGCGGCCAAGTATACAATAATACAAGGCCAGCTATTTAAGAAGGAGCTGAACCAACCTCTATTAAAATGCCTacaccccgaccaaacggacGACGTGTTAAGCGAAATCCACGAGGGGTGTTGTGGCCATCACATAGGTGGAAAGGCCTTAGCCCGAAAGCTCGTCAGGGCCGGCTACTATTGGCCCTCAATGATGTCAGATTCcaaagaattcatgaagaaatgtagGAGATGCCAGGAAAACGCCAACCTTCACAAAGCACCAACGGCTGAACTAAGCCTATTGATCGCCACCCAACCATTCTCTCAATGGGGAGTTGATCTGTTAGGACCCTTCCCGGTCGGGCCAAGGCAGGTCAAATACCTAATTGTCGCCATCGATTACTAcaccaagtgggtagaggccgaGCTGTTGGCCAGCATATCTTCGGCAAACTGCCGAAAATTCATGTGGAG TTTAGGGATAAAGCAAAAGTTCTCATCTGTCGAGCACCCCCAAACCAACGGCCAAGTCGAAGCAGCGAACAATGTCATTCTACAAGGTCTTAAAAAGTGA
- the LOC112801286 gene encoding serine/threonine-protein kinase 54, with amino-acid sequence MDSDGENGRRKPECEAVGALNSKMKGTGNQSSKDMIFRADKIDLKSLDAQLEKHLSKVWSRTMSLDVKRPKEEWEIDLAKLDLRYAVAHGAYGTVYRGTYDSQDVAVKVLDWGEDGVATAAETAALRASFRQEVAVWHKLDHPNVTKFVGASMGTSNLKIPPKNPSSFDNNPPPPSRACCVIVEFLPGGTLKQYLIKNRRRKLAYKIVVQLALDLARGLSYLHSMRIVHRDVKTENMLLDTSRKLKIADFGVARVEALNPSDMTGETGTLGYMAPEVLDGKPYNRRCDVYSFGICLWEIYCCDMPYPNLSFADISSAVVRQNLRPDIPRCCPSGMANIMKRCWDANPNKRPEMKDVVTMLEALDTSRGGGMIPEDESPGCFCFAPARGP; translated from the exons ATGGATTCGGATGGTGAGAATGGGAGGAGGAAACCAGAATGTGAAGCGGTAGGAGCTCTGAATTCAAAGATGAAGGGTACTGGAAACCAGAGCAGCAAAGACATGATCTTCAGAGCTGATAAAATTGATCTCAAGAGTTTGGATGCCCAGTTAGAAAAGCACCTGAGCAAGGTTTGGTCGAGAACGATGAGCCTCGACGTTAAAAGGCCAAAGGAGGAGTGGGAGATTGATTTGGCCAAATTGGATTTAAGGTATGCAGTTGCTCATGGCGCTTATGGAACTGTTTACAGGGGCACTTATGATTCACAAGATGTTGCAG TGAAAGTTTTGGACTGGGGTGAGGATGGTGTAGCTACTGCTGCTGAAACTGCCGCTTTACGTGCATCTTTTAGGCAGGAAGTCGCTGTTTGGCACAAACTTGACCATCCAAATGTCACCAAA TTTGTCGGAGCTTCAATGGGTACTTCAAATCTTAAGATTCCCCCGAAAAACCCTTCAAGTTTTGATAACAATCCTCCTCCCCCTTCAAGGGCATGTTGTGTCATTGTTGAGTTTCTCCCTGGCGGAACGCTAAAACAATACTTGATAAAGAATAGGAGGAGGAAACTTGCTTATAAGATTGTGGTACAGCTGGCTTTAGACCTTGCCAGGGG TCTTAGCTATCTACACTCAATGAGGATTGTTCATCGAGATGTTAAAACAGAGAACATGTTGCTAGATACCAGCCGGAAACTGAAAATAGCTGATTTTGGAGTTGCTCGTGTTGAAGCTTTGAATCCAAGTGACATGACGGGTGAAACCGGAACACTTGGATATATGGCGCCCGAG GTCCTGGATGGTAAACCTTACAACAGGAGATGTGATGTGTATAGCTTCGGCATCTGCTTGTGGGAAATTTATTGCTGCGACATGCCTTATCCAAATCTAAGCTTCGCTGATATATCGTCTGCAGTTGTTCGTCAG AATTTACGACCAGATATTCCGAGATGTTGTCCAAGTGGCATGGCAAATATCATGAAAAGATGCTGGGATGCGAATCCAAACAAACGGCCGGAAATGAAGGACGTGGTGACAATGCTAGAAGCACTGGATACAAGCAGAGGTGGGGGAATGATACCTGAAGATGAGAGTCCAGGTTGCTTCTGTTTTGCACCAGCCAGAGGTCCCTAA